The Pirellulales bacterium genomic interval TGTCGCCGATGCAAGACAGTGGAACTTCGTTCCAAGCGAACGGAATTGGCGGCAAGATAAACATTTTCTGATCGGCTTCGGCGGCGGATTTCTCTTGTTGTGCGCCGGTACATGGAGTTGGATCTTTCATTCCCGCCTGCAAGTTGGTGGTTGGCCGGTCTCCATTCTGGCGGCGACTCTCATCACCGTCATGGTGGGGGGCACCGCGTTCTTCGTGATCGGACTGCTCATGCGGTCGGGCTATCAGCGGCTCTCCCGCCTCACGATCCCCATCGGTGGCGGTGACCTTGAATTGAACGCTCCCATTCCACCGCAACAAGACGACACAGAACTACTGGCCGGATTGCAATGGGTCTTCCTGGGAAAATCGGATCGTCGTCAGCTCAAGATCCCTCGCAGTCTAGTCCAGGGCGTCCAGATCTGTCCCTGGAAAGTAGTCGTCGTTGGTACGAATGAGCGCACGGTCACCTGGGCCGTACAGGGTCTGCTCGTCTTGGCGACGCCCGAGGAAGACAATGTTCTGCGCCTTCCACTTCTGCTGACGGGAGACTTTGCCGGCGGCGCACGACTCATGCGCCGGCTGGCGGAGGTCCTCGAAGTCCCTTATCTTTTCCACGCAGATGCCGCGGGCTGGCGCCAAGAAGCCGATCGCGCCAAGCGGCGGCAACCGTTGCGGACGGGTGGAATGATGGGGTGACCGGCCCCTAGCGTCGGTGGAACACCCCGTTCTCTGTGGTTCGGCAATAGTAGCCACGAATTCGGGGACGCCAGACGATGAACTCTCGGCTCTTTTTGTTCCTGCTGCTGGGCATCACCTCCTCGGCCTACGCCGACGACGTGGTCGAAAAAATCACCGCTGCCCGGCAGGCAGCCACCGCGGGCGATCTCGACCGAGCGCTCGAGTTGCTCGACCCGCTCCTCGAACTCGATCCCGTGGGGGATGAGAATATTGTCCGAGCCCGCCGTGCCGCGGCCAATCTGTTGCACCTGCGTGGGAGCGAGCGCTTTCGAGAGGCGAAGATCCAAGAGGCCATCACCGACTATGATCGCGAGATCGAATTGGTGCCGGAGCTCGCGCCAGGGCACTGGCAGCGTGGCATCGCTTACTACTATGCCGAGGCGTACCAGAAGGGAGTCGACCAGTTTGCGCTGCACCAGACGGTGAATCCGCAGGATGTGGAGAACGCGGTGTGGCACTTCCTCTGCGCCGTCCGCGCGCCCGACGGATCGGTTGCCAAGGCGCGCGAGCATCTGATCCCTATCACCGAGGATCCGCGCGTCCCGATGCACGAGATCCATCGGCTTTTCGCCGGCGAGGCCACGCCCGCCGACGTGAGCAAGGCGGCGGAAGGCGCCGGCACGCGCGCCAGATTCTATGCGGACCTCTATCTGGGGCTGTACTACGAAGTCCTGGGTAAGGACGCTGAATCGCTGTGCCACATCGAAGCCGCGGCGAAGAGTCCCGCCGCCGAAGGCTCGAACATGGGGGACATTGCCCGCGTGCATTACCAGCTACGAACCAAAGCTACGAAGAAGCCCTGAGATGAACGACACACCCCTGCCCCTCCGCCAGCCGGACCTCTATCTGCTGCACCCGGCGATCGGCCTGCTGGGGCGTCTCTGCTTCACGCTCATTTTTTTCCTCTCGGGCATTACCCATTTCACGCGCATGGGCTTCTACGTGGCCATCATGCCCGAGTCGATTCCGCTGCGCGAGTTTTGGGTCATTGTCTCCGGAGTGGTCGAATTGGCCGGCGCCATTCTCATCTTGCTGAATCGTGCGCCGCGCCTGGGGGGCTGGCTGATCGTCCTCTTTCTCGTGCCGGTGACGATCGTCGTTCACGGGGCTGGCATCGTGCAGGCGGCCGACGAGCG includes:
- a CDS encoding DoxX family membrane protein → MNDTPLPLRQPDLYLLHPAIGLLGRLCFTLIFFLSGITHFTRMGFYVAIMPESIPLREFWVIVSGVVELAGAILILLNRAPRLGGWLIVLFLVPVTIVVHGAGIVQAADERMADIQTSFFLKGITMTGAALLITQLGVGGRSTHDTSA